atttCCGCTCCCGTTCCACtggcaaagaaaaggaaagttgttggttttttttttttttttttccagccttgGTGTCTTGCCCCTCGCCGGGACTattgtctctgtgtggagtttgtgcGCCTGGACAATGAATGTAAATCTCCCCCCTTGGATCCCACCCCAATCCACCATCTGCCAGCGCGGGACAAAGTCAGATGTTCCCCCAATTATGAGAGCAGTCTTGGGGAATCCTGCTGCCGAGTCCCCGCCCCGTCGCCGTGTCCCTCACACACTTCCCCTAACATGATTGACAGCTCTATTTATCCATGACAAAATCTAGATATGATGACACACTTTTATAAAATTCCTCTACTGCTAAGAAAGCCTCTAGAGGggtgttttaaaatgttatggatgttcttttcttttaaatacttttttttttttaaatgattgaaacaaacagcaaaaactcGGGCAACAGATGCAGATGATGAGAGGACGAATGTATCCAGGAAACGAACGTAGAAGAATGAAAAAGTGGGCCAAAGGCCAGCAGGACGAATTAGATAGCCGGGGTCCAGACCAAGGCCATCGAAATAACAGTCGAGTCATCACGCACATTTTTAGTTCACATCGTcatcaggttaaaaaaaatattctgtgtcTTTCAGGGGTTCGATAAGTCCACCGTCGGACCCAGTCCATTACAAACATTTATCGAATATTTTCAGGCATTTTGGTCCTGAATAAACGTGGATTCATTTCTCCGGAAAAAGCCGCACAATTGAAGATGCGTGTCGGTTAAAAAGCAATAATATCACACAATCTATGGTGATCGATGTTAAATGAATCACCTTATTGCAGCCCTGCTGTCAAGCCTGCTGAGAGTTGTGGGGGTGTGACAAAGTTAACGGAAAAGTCCATCCTCCCTTTCTGCGGTGTACTCATAGTGGGACTCTTCAGTCCCACAGGTGTGAGAATTGTTGTGGTTTGTCCTGGTTTGGCCAAAACTGGGATTAGTCAAACCACAAATCTCTCTAACCCGGTGGGGCGGCTAACCCTTGTGTTtcagggtgtgtgtctgtggagggggtggtgtggggggggcgCTGATCAGTGACTGCTAAACCAAACAATGGGGTATCGTGTGCCGCTCGTCCTCTGCAGCATTCCCCTGCTCCCATGGGACCCCCAGAGCCACTCTCTGTGGATGACAGTGTCTCCATGGAGGTCAGGAGGGGCGTGgcgtgtgtgtggatgtgtggatgtgtgtgtgtgtgtgtgtggggggggggctggggaCGCAGCAGCTGGTTCCcgtccctcctctcctctgtgctgGAAACAACAGAACTAATGCGACCCACCACGTCTCCCATCGATCGCCTTATATTACTCCcgtttgttttgttgacttaTATTTGGGGAAGGATGCAGATCCCCTGAGGAATGTTGGCATGTGCAATTACGGCGGAGTGATCACCTTTCGCCTCATTCCTCAATATCAACCATCATCTGATAAACTTTCAACAAACATTTGCATTCATATCGCTTGATGttttttgaataataataagaaaaaaaaaaacaagctataATTTCAAGAGTGTAGACATCATTACTGCTGCAGACCTAAAATATCTGTGGTCAGAAATGGCCATAGAAAATCTCGGAAAAGTCATCGATTGAATTGAACCATCACGGACAAAATTCTGAATATCACAAAATCATATCAATTAAGTAAAACACTTTTGTTTATACTGTCCTTTAAATCTTGATTAAATATGTTTAGTCGAAAAGTAATTGGATTGCGGTATAATTTTAAACTTCTCCTCTTCCAAGTCAGGATGTCCTGGAATTTAGCTCCAAATGGCCTCTTTTGATGACACTCTCCATGTGTTTAGATGAGATAAAAGTATGACTATTTTATACCCATATAATCCATGCATACAAAAGCACTATTCCAATTTGATGATTATTCATCAAGGTTTGATGCAGTACAATTACAGAAATTAATGCAAGTCCGGTTTGTGGTTGGTGACCAGCCTTTGAAAACCTATATGTCAGTGCCATCTACTGGTCGTTTGAATGAACTCATCAGCCGCGTCcgcaaataaaatgattttgaaatatgttgttCTCTCTATGAATACCAGTCAGTGTGAgaagttcagtttctgtttcagcaatcatttatttgtgtcaaaCCTAACGTGGCTGATCGCCATACACTTAAATTTGGGACAAACATAAGTGTGTACCCAAAAATCTGTAAAAGTTATTGGAGCATTCACAATTCAAGATCATTTAAGCAATAACTGATTATTTTACAAGGCACAAGCTATATGAATGGTACTGTAAAATACAACtttaagaaaataattaaaaacaagaaaaaaaacacgaattgggaaaaaaaagtatctgGTATCAAGGCAGATAGTGattgttttgaatttcacaTTCATGAAGGAATATCCAAGATATTTAAAAGGCCATTCAAAAGGCCAAATTAGTTGATGGGTTTTAACCACAGTGAAAAATGATTTCCCACTGGAAGGAAGAGATCACTGATTTCTGCAAACACATCATTATTCTACTAAACTTTAATTTGCAGTGTTTTGGAGTTGTCATGGATCAGCAGCCGTATCAGGTCTCTACTCAGTGAACAACAGATGTCCTGAAAAGAAGCTGTCTTTGGTCAAACCATTGCTACCATGATTGGCCATCAGCCAGACCTTGTCTCCCTTTTGAAGCCTAATGTATGTGTTTCCACTGGCTGTGATGAAGCCATCCTGTCTTGTGGTGAATGAGTGTAGAACGAGCTTTCCATTACGCAGCAGATCCACACTGGCATCTTTCTTGTTGATTGTACAGTGGAACTGAAACTCGTACACACCTGAATACTGGCAAGTGAAAATCCCTGTTGTGATATCATAGCTGTTCTGTCCATTGTAGATGACATCGCGAAAAGTGATGGGCACACCTGCCTTGGGGAAGTTGTTTCCCAGTCGCACAGAGAAGGCAACATTCACATCAGTGTTTCTGGGGTTGTATGGTTTTGTGGGTCctgtgtaaaaaagaaaagaaaaaacaacacacccATTATTTTGCTGACAgactattactattactattactactaGACTAATATAAATGGAATGGTTTTATTAAGGTACATTCATTTCACGATTTATGGATaacaggacaggaagtggtAGACTGACCTGGTCCACTTGAGCTTCCACCTACAGAAAATTGGAGggaaaaacaatatatatatcagtaTTTCCAAGTTACTCCAATGTCGTCACATGTTACTTTTGGTTAACTGTGCGCACATTTCAGAACATCCACTCACCTTCCTGCCATGGGCTGAGGTCAAAGGCTGGGATATCGTTACACTGAGTGTAACCAGATCCTCGAGGTCTGTACTGGAAGGGTCTTTCAGGTACTTCGGTGATGCCAGTGTTGTCACATATGATTCGGGCAAGTGATGTTTCCCTCAGAGACGCTCGCTGAGCTGCAGTGAAGACTCCCTCTTTCTCCCACCAAAGCCTGAATTTGGATGGTTTGTTAATATTTGAAGTCTCTGAATGAAAATTAACCCTAAGTGTACAACTAAGAAAGCCATTACCACATATTTTAGCAATGTGAGTTCTGTAATATACCTGTCTCCCTGGCGGATCCTCTGGAACTGAGTGGCAATCAGGCAGGCAAACAGCGGTCCTACTCTTCCTCCAGGGACAAATGGTTCAGCCACTCCTGCCAGCCACACATCGATGTTGTCAGGTGTGCCATACAGATCCAGAAGGTTTTCGGCCAGTTCGGTGTTGTTCATGACCTCTGCCAGCTGTTCCAGATTTCGTGGTTGTGACAGGCCGCAGAATTTGCGCCATTTATTGTAGCCTAAAAAGGGACAGCTGGTTAACATCTCTCATGTTAAGTTTCCCAGTATAGTCTTTAATGTCAGCAAATCAAGTTAATGTGTAGGCCAATTTGATTTTCAGTGGGAAGGATACTAAGCCATAAAGACAGAATAAATACCAGGGAGTCCAtggtctctgcctctctgcatgTTTAGAGCAGCCAGATCCAGAGCCAACTCAGATGAGAATTGAAAAAGTCTGTCCCTCAGCTCATCAGGCATCATGTGATCCTGTGTGTTCAGCTTTGCCTGTCGGCCCACCAGTCCCCTCAGGATTGGGTCCAGTCCACCTACAGAGAACGATagatcatttaattttaatcagtttctttcatcctctctttTGGAAAGGACTAAGAAATTAAGTTAATCTGTAAATTAATCTTAGCTGTACCTTCAAAGATTATCCTCCATGGTGCAAAGAAGGCTCTGTGCAACAACGGGGTGGGGTATTCACTGTGCTCCTTGTAATCATCATCAAGACGAAACATGAAAGGCTGAATCATCAGGTGAGCAAATCGATAAGCAGCTGTGGCAAACACATTGGAGATGCTGGAGTCCATGTTTTCATCATAACCAGGATAGGTGGACAGCTGCTTGGCAATGAAGTCTGGACCAACAATGTGGAGCAGGTAGTCTCTAAAAGTTAGAACctgaaaaccaaaaagaaagtgACTTAACtgaacaacagacaaagtcaagGAAAGGTTTGTGCTCGTCTGTAAATAGCCTCTTACTAACCTGGAAGTATCCACCCATGATCTTGCGGGCCTCTTGGTAGAGTCTCTCTCCGTCCCAGTGAGGATTGAGTTGGGCCAGAGCGCGTGCCAGACGGTTGTGTTCACGCAACAGCAATGTGTGTAGAGAGGTCAGACCAATGTTCTCATCTACACGCTCGTCACCTGGAACAAAGCAGGAGGCAGCTTTTAAGAAACCCAAATGaatgttgttttctctcctctaaCAACCACAATATGCATTTGGTCCTTTCACCACAATTTGTATGTTGCTTCTTTTGTTGCCACTTACCAGCCACAAAACAGGGCACCTCTTTAGTT
The nucleotide sequence above comes from Echeneis naucrates chromosome 9, fEcheNa1.1, whole genome shotgun sequence. Encoded proteins:
- the LOC115048563 gene encoding eosinophil peroxidase-like, translated to MGRFLFLLAAAVYLCLLWQVNAESHLTRSQIEDAVTAAKATVDNAYEYSRQESIDRVRRNAANPSDILRLLKQPAGPSRNVARSADYMDVAVKLLRRSLNRRPKRSINATDLISEEDLQVVAELTGCSPRHRVPSCRTTPNLNQYRTASSTCNNRENTRWGSSNIPFTRWLPAEYEDDISLPKGWTSNRRVNRHFLPLVREVSNRILRTANSDVESDPLYTHLVTIFGQWTDHDLTFTPHSPVIRSFNNGIDCDKTCERTEPCFPIEVPEKDPRFGRKSEECMPFFRSTAGCGTGNTGHIFGASNVRQQMNTLTAFLDVGQVYGSDDAKARYLRNLTTDEGLLRVNTEYTDNGRELLPFSTMGANMCATRARITKDNKTKEVPCFVAGDERVDENIGLTSLHTLLLREHNRLARALAQLNPHWDGERLYQEARKIMGGYFQVLTFRDYLLHIVGPDFIAKQLSTYPGYDENMDSSISNVFATAAYRFAHLMIQPFMFRLDDDYKEHSEYPTPLLHRAFFAPWRIIFEGGLDPILRGLVGRQAKLNTQDHMMPDELRDRLFQFSSELALDLAALNMQRGRDHGLPGYNKWRKFCGLSQPRNLEQLAEVMNNTELAENLLDLYGTPDNIDVWLAGVAEPFVPGGRVGPLFACLIATQFQRIRQGDRLWWEKEGVFTAAQRASLRETSLARIICDNTGITEVPERPFQYRPRGSGYTQCNDIPAFDLSPWQEGGSSSGPGPTKPYNPRNTDVNVAFSVRLGNNFPKAGVPITFRDVIYNGQNSYDITTGIFTCQYSGVYEFQFHCTINKKDASVDLLRNGKLVLHSFTTRQDGFITASGNTYIRLQKGDKVWLMANHGSNGLTKDSFFSGHLLFTE